A DNA window from Solanum lycopersicum chromosome 3, SLM_r2.1 contains the following coding sequences:
- the LOC101250007 gene encoding transcription factor MYB35, with protein sequence MGRPPCCNDKVHNRKCNWIEEDANTSTFVSINKHGIGNWATMSKKSGHGRCGGRNQKQRWNNRLKPDLKQDSFTPQEEELIIKLHATIGSRWSIIAQQLAGRTDNDVKNLWNTKLKKKLSAMGIDPVTHKPFSQILTDYGNIGGFPKARTRFVSLNRELKGAFMSRPEQLQHSLQNFQNFNSLCVKLPKTEASEECFFSNNQDSSNINQPPVDLFSELQAIKFVTEASNYNSPKAVFSHNPNPITDCSTSSPLSSSSSSSASHSLADNQVNWCDYLLDDEFLPSNFKAQEDTLTIEEKLVCGGAEDGSNNVPSTKDFENSLSTKGTSSSSFVEAMLECENDMFLNFPGLSEDPFY encoded by the exons atggGAAGACCTCCTTGTTGTAATGATAAGGTACATAATAGAAAATGTAATTGGATAGAAGAGGATGCTAACACATCTACATTTGTCTCAATCAACAAACATGGAATTGGTAATTGGGCAACCATGTCTAAGAAATCAG GACACGGGAGATGTGGTGGGAGGAATCAGAAGCAGAGATGGAACAATCGTCTAAAGCCTGATCTTAAACAGGACAGCTTTACGCCTCAAGAAGAGGAACTGATCATTAAGCTTCATGCCACTATAGGAAGCAG GTGGTCTATAATAGCACAACAACTAGCTGGGAGAACGGATAATGATGTGAAGAACCTGTGGAACACTAAGCTGAAAAAAAAGCTATCTGCAATGGGGATTGATCCTGTTACTCACAAGCCTTTCTCACAAATCCTCACAGACTATGGTAACATTGGTGGCTTTCCGAAAGCCAGAACACGTTTCGTATCTCTTAACAGAGAGCTAAAAGGTGCATTTATGTCTAGACCAGAACAACTTCAACATTCTTTACAAAATTTCCAAAACTTTAACAGCCTTTGTGTGAAGCTGCCTAAAACAGAAGCTTCAGAAGAGTGCTTCTTTAGCAACAATCAAGATTCCAGCAATATTAATCAACCTCCTGTTGATCTGTTCTCCGAGTTACAAGCCATAAAGTTTGTAACAGAAGCCTCAAATTACAATTCCCCAAAGGCAGTTTTCTCCCATAATCCAAATCCTATAACTGATTGCTCTACGTCTTCGCCTTTGTCATCTTCGTCTTCATCATCAGCATCTCATTCATTAGCTGATAATCAAGTAAACTGGTGTGACTATCTTCTTGACGATGAATTTCTTCCATCAAATTTCAAAGCTCAAGAAGATACGTTAACCATAGAAGAAAAGTTAGTGTGTGGTGGAGCTGAGGATGGATCAAACAACGTGCCATCAACTAAGGATTTTGAGAACTCGTTATCTACAAAGGGAACATCATCGTCATCATTTGTCGAAGCCATGTTAGAATGTGAAAATGACATGTTCTTGAACTTCCCTGGCCTCTCTGAGGATCCGTTTTACTAG
- the LOC101263691 gene encoding uncharacterized protein produces MDPTLKKQPKPTPFSATTPTIQNISSHFSKLYANHKILKSGHRHPPPVDTHLQAKTLAAAYDSSCSALTKSKSQHGRRYVHKDVDKAVVLQEKGEIKKIPNKEKELKKEVDVKRALALLSKNQDSEKGFKQRPSFSLSMNGGGRRKSFCCSETELADFFSCSAVKVVSVDMPPFMQIHAVDFARKAHDSLEKFSSKSLGFSLKKEFDGVYGPAWHCIVGTSFGSFVTHSVGGFIYFSMDHKLYVLLFKTTVQKAESS; encoded by the exons ATGGATCCCACTCTTAAAAAGCAACCTAAACCTACTCCTTTCTCCGCCACCACCCCCACTATCCAAAACATCTCTTCACACTTTTCCAAGCTCTATGCAAATCACAAAATACTCAAATCTGGCCATAGACATCCTCCACCTGTTGACACTCATTTACAGGCTAAAACTCTAGCTGCTGCTTATGATTCTTCATGCTCTGCTTTGACCAAGTCAAAAAGCCAACATGGGAGGAGATATGTGCACAAGGATGTTGATAAAGCTGTTGTCTTGCAAGAAAAGGgtgaaatcaagaaaatacCCAATAAGGAGAAGGAGTTGAAGAAAGAGGTGGATGTGAAAAGGGCTTTAGCTCTGTTATCCAAGAACCAAGATAGTGAAAAGGGGTTTAAACAAAGGCCATCTTTTTCCTTGTCTATGAATGGTGGAGGCAGGAGGAAATCATTCTGCTGCTCAGAGACTGAGTTGGCTGATTTCTTTTCTTGTAGTGCTGTGAAAGTTGTGTCTGTTGATATGCCACCCTTTATGCAGATTCATGCTGTGGATTTTGCAAGAAAGGCTCATGATAGCTTGGAAAAGTTCTCCTCTAAATCACTTGGATTTTCCCTAAAAAAG gAGTTTGATGGGGTCTATGGACCAGCATGGCACTGTATAGTAGGGACCAGTTTTGGCTCTTTTGTCACACATTCTGTAGGTGGATTCATATATTTCTCCATGGATCACAAGCTATATGTACTCCTTTTCAAGACTACTGTACAAAAAGCAGAATCAAGTTGA